In Candidatus Manganitrophus morganii, the genomic window CGGCACAAGAGCGGCGTTTGGCGCTGGGTGGAGGGAATCGGGAGCAATCTGCTTCGGGAGCCGGGGGTCCATGCCATCGTCGTCAATTACCGCGACATCACCGAGCGGAAGGAGGCGGAAGAGGCGATCGGGGAGAAAAATTTACGGATTGAGGAGGCGAGCCGCGCGCGCAATCGGTTCTTCTCATATATGTCGCACGAGCTGAAGACCCCGGTCAACAGCATCGTCGGCTTTGCGCAGCTGCTTCGAAACGGCAACTACGGGGCCCTCGCCCCCGAGCAGACGGCGGCCGTCGGCCGGATCAATAACAATGCCCGAGAGCTCATCCATCTTATCAACAACATTTTGGATTTAGCGAAGCTGGAGACGGGGAAGATCGGGCTGCAGGCGGTGGAGTCCAATCTTAAGGAGCTGGTCGACAAAGTGCTCCTCAACTTCGAGCCGCTGCTGCAGGAGAAGGGGCTTCGGTTCCGGAAGGAGATCGATCCCGACTTCCCGGAGCGTTTTTTGACCGACCCGATGCAGGTCAGGAGCATTCTGATGAACCTGATCTCCAATGCGGTGAAATTCACCGAGCGGGGGGAGATCCGGCTAAGACTGATGCGCCTCGCGCAAGGGGGGATCCGGTTGGAGGTCTCCGACACCGGGATGGGGATTTCGGAGGAATATCTCGGGAGAATTTTCGAGGAGTACGAGCAGAGAGGGGTGGTGCGGGAAGCCAAAGGAAATTACACGGGGGGGAGCGGGCTGGGGCTCGCAATCGTTAAGAAAATGGTCGATCTTCTGAGCGGCCGGATCGAAGTCGCCAGCACCCCCGGCGAGGGAACGGTCTTCACCGTCTTTATCCCTGAAGCCCCCCCGAACGACATAAAATGACACAAGCATCGCTGGAAGACCTTTCATCGAGGTCCGGCGACCGTATTGATCTAACATTCCGAGCGTGTCACAATAGATTATCAATATGGTGAAAGGAGCAACATGGCCGGAAGAAAGTCTTCGGGGCGGAGCGGCAATGGTAAAGGTGTTCCGGTAAAGCAAAGGACGCATGATATCATCGTCATCGGCGCGTCGGCCGGGGGGGTGGAAGCGTTAAAGGAACTGGTCGGCGGTTTTCCTCCCGATTTGGCGGCATCGGTCTTTGTGGCCCTCCACATTGCTCCGACCTCGCCCGGCATTTTGCCCGATATCTTGAGCCGGTGCGGGCCGCTCCCGGCGGTTCACCCGAAGAATGGGGAGGCGATTCAGCCCGGCCGAATCTATGTGGCCCCCCCCGATCACCATTTGACCTTGGAGCCGGGCTATATTTGGGTGACGCGGGGGCCCCGCGTGAACGGCCATCGTCCGGCGGTCGATCCCCTTTTTCGAGCCGCGGCGCGCGCCTATGGCCCCCGTGTGGTCGGCGTGGTCCTGACCGGGTCGCTCGATTGCGGAACCGCCGGTTTGATGTCGATCAAGGCCCGCGGCGGGGTGGCCGTCGTTCAAGACCCGAATGAGGCGATTGCCTCCGATATGCCTCGCAACGCGATCGCTCATGTCAAGGTCGATCATATTCTTCCCCTCTCCAAGATTCCTTCTCTTATTGCGCGATTGACCCGGGAGCCGATCAGCGGAAAGGAGGTGATGGCCGTGGAGATAAAGAATATGAAAAAGCGATCGTCAATCACCTGTCCCGAATGCCACGGTTCGATGACCGAGTCGGAAGTGAACGGGTTCATCCAATTTCAGTGCCATGTGGGACACATCTTCTCCATGGACGGGATGGCGTCGGCGCAGGCCGAGGCGCTGGAGGCGGCCCTTTGGGCGGGGGTGCGCGCTCTGGAGGAGAGCGAGGATCTGGCCCGACGGATCGCCCAGCGGTCGGAGCGGAAAATAGGAGGTCGCTTGATCGAGAAGGCAGACGCGATGAGGGTGCATGCCGACCTGCTTCAGAAGGTCCTCCTGGGGGGAGATTGGATGCTCTCCTCCGACGAAACCCACCAGATTCGAAAACGGGATAAGAAGGAAAGAAATAAAGTTGATGCGTCACGGAATCTCTAAACAGACCTTTTAATCGTCCTCTCTTTCTCTCGATTCAAAGTAGAATCTCCCAACGATATATGTTAATCTCCAAGGGAACGAATCTCGACTCGCCGCGACCAGGTCGTCGCGGCGGATCGGCGGCGTCCCAATCAAAGAATGAAAAAAGAGAAAACGAACAAGAAAACCTCCCGGAAGCCACCGGCCCCGCGCGCATCGGCGCGCAAGGCGGCGCCGCCGGAGCCCCCCTTCTCTGGGAATGAGTTGCCTGTCGTCGGGATCGGCGCCTCGGCGGGGGGGCTGGAGCCGATCGAGACCTTTTTCGATCGGATCTCCACCGACAGCGGGGTGGCCTTCGTCGTCGTCCAGCACATGGACCCCCACCACAAGAGCATCATGGCTGAATTGCTCGGCCGCCACACCGAGATGCCGGTCCGGATGGCGGAAAATCGGATGCAGGTTGCGCCGAACACCGTCTATGTGAACCCGCCGGGGAAATACCTCACCCTCTTTCATGGAATGCTTCATCTCAGCGACCCCGACCCCGATCAGGGGGTCCGTTTTCCGATCGATTCTTTCCTTCGCTCCTTGGCGGAGGACCGGGGACATCGGTCGGTTTCCATCCTCCTCTCCGGGGGAGGAACCGACGGGACGCTCGGTCTTAAGGCGATCAAGGCCGCCGGCGGAATGACGATGGTTCAGGAAGAGGGTTCGGCCAAGTTCGGCGGCATGCTCCGAAGCGCCGTCGCCAGCGGGAGCGTCGATTATGTCCTGCCGGTGGAAGAGATGCCGAAAGAGGTGATCCGGTACATCCGGCACCCCTACACCGCAAAGTCGGCCCCCCCTCCGGAAGCGGTCGAGCCGACCTTCGTCGATCGGCTGGAGAAGATCTTCATAGTCCTCCGTTCCCAGACCGGGCACGACTTTTCCCTCTACAAACGAAACACGATCTGCCGGCGGATCGAACGGCGGATGGCCCTGCACCAATTCAGGCAGGTCGGCGATTACCTCCGTTATCTCCAGCAGAACAAGGCCGAGGTGGAGGCCCTCTTCAAGGAGCTTCTCATCGGGGTGACCAGCTTTTTCAGGGACATCGAGGCGTTTACGGCGCTCCAAACAAAAGTGATTCCTCATCTTTGTGAGGGGAGGGAGGCCGAGCGTCCGATCCGGATCTGGGACGCCGCTTGCTCGACCGGAGAGGAGGCCTATTCGATCGCCATGCTGGTGAGCGAAGAGATGGAGCGGCTCGGCCATTTTTATAAGGTCCAGATCTTCGCGACCGACATCGACGAAGAGGCGCTTGAATTCGCGCGGGCGGGACTTTATCCGGAGTCGATCGCCGCCGATGTCACCCCGCAGCGGCTGCGCCGTTTCTTCGACAAAGAGGGGAGCAACTACCGGGTCAAGAAGCAGATCCGTGAAATGGTCATCTTCGCCAAACAAGACCTGATCAAAGACCCTCCCTTTTCGAAGCTCGATCTCGTTGTTTGCAGAAACCTCCTCATCTATCTGAGCGGGGTCTTGCAGAAGAAAATCCTTCCCCTCTTTCACTACACCTTGAATCCCGACGGTTATCTGATGCTCGGCCCCTCCGAGACGATCGGAGAGCAGGCGAATCTCTTTTCCATGCTCGATAAGAAGTGGAAGCTCTTTCGCCGAAAGAGCGCTGCAAAGGTCGCCGTCGAATTTCCGGCGATCCCTGTGGCCAAGGCGGCGGCGGGCCCGCTGAAAAGAGAGACGCGGTCCGCGTCCGAATCCGACGTCGTTCGTCTGGCGGAGAAGGTTTTGCTCGACGAGTACGCCCCTTCCTCCGTCATCGTCAACGAGAAGTACGAGATCGTCCACTTTCGGGGCCGGACCGGGCCCTATTTGGAGCATCCGACGGGGGAGGCCTCCTTCAATATTTTGAAGATGGTGCGCGAGGGGCTTCGGATCGAGCTGCGCGGCGCCGTGCACAAGGCCTTCACGAAGCGGGAAAAGGTGGTCCATTCCGACATCCACGTTGAAGCCAACGGCAAGGCCCGGACGATCCGCCTGACGGTCCAGCCGTTCCAGCAGAAAGCGATGGAGGGCTTGGTGATGGTGATCTTCGAAGAGGTCGTTCCATCCGTTTCTGGCGGCTCTGGAAAACAGAAGAGCGCCGCGCAGGTCGATCAGCGGACGCTCGATTTGGAGCAGGAGTTGAACATCACCAAGGAGACGCTGCAGACGACGATCGAAGAGCTGGAGACCTCCAATGAAGAGCTCAAATCGACCAACGAGGAGATGCAATCGACGAATGAGGAGCTGCAGTCGACCAATGAGGAATTGGAGACCTCCAAGGAAGAGCTGCAGTCGATCAACGAAGAGTTGGTCACGGTGAATTCCGAGCTCCAAAACAAAATCGACGAGCTCTCCCAGGCGAATAACGACATGATGAACCTTCTCAGCAGCACCGATGTCGGAACGATCTTTCTCGACAGCTCCCTTCGCATCAAACGTTTTACCCCCGCGGTCGCCAAGGTCATTCATCTCATTCCCTCCGACGTCGGCCGGCCGATCAGCCATATCACCTCCAACCTCGTTTGCGAAAATTTTGCCGCCGATATCGAGCAGGTGCTCCGGACGCTCATCTTCAAGCAGACGGAGCTTCAAACGCAGGAGGGGGAGTGGTATTTGATGAAGATCCTTCCCTACCGGACGATGGAGAATCGGATCGACGGGGTGATTATTACCTTCTTGAACATCACCGAGCTCAAGCGGTCGAAAGTGGCTCAGAAAGCGCTCCTCGATTATACCAACGGCCTGATCGAAGCAATGGACCAGCCGTTGGTGATTCTGACCAAACGATTGCGGCTCTTGTCGGCCAACGAGGCGTTCTACAAGATGTTTCGGATTCGAAGAGAAGAGAGCGACGGCCAGCTTCTCTTCAATCTCGGCGGAGGGCAATGGAACATCCCCGCGTTAAAAAAGGCGCTGGAGGAGAGTCTTACCGATCATTTAGCGGCTCGGACCATCGAGGTGGAGCAGACGTTCCCCGAACTCGGGAAGAAGCGGCTGAAGATCGGTCTTCACAAGCTCAATCTGAAAAAAAACGCCGTCATGGAGGAAGAGGAGTTGATCCTTTTGTTTTTCGAGGAGCGCACCTCTCCTCTTTAGTATCAAATTTAGTATCAAACGAGGCATTCAGAAACGTCCAAGCGAGGCGGTATGGAGATCCCTCCCAAGGTCCGGCAGAAGCGAAAAATAAAGAAGAGATCCCTTACCCCGGTCAGCCGGGAAAAGGCTTCCGAAAACGGCGCGGGAGCGATCTTTTCTTCGAGCGAAGTTCAGCAGATCATCGCCGAGCTTCGAAACCACCAGCACGAACTCGAGGCGCAAAACGACGAGCTTCGGCGGACTCAGGCGGAATTGGAGGCCTCCCGGAACCGCTACTCCGATCTGTATGATTTCGCGCCGGTCGGTTATTTCACCCTCAGTCGAAGCGGATTGATTCTCGAAGCGAACCTCAAGGGAAGAGAGCTGTTGGGGGTCAATCGCGGTTTTCAGCCGAGGACCCCCTTTTCTCTCTTTGTCTTCAAAAGAGACCGGCCCCTTTTCCATGCCCATCGGAGTAGCCTCTTCAAGGGGGGGAAGCGGCAGATCTGCGAGATCCGGCTCCAGACCCGGAGCGGAATTCCCTTTTATGCGCAGATGGAGAGTATTTTTGTTGAAGAGACCCTGTTGGGACCGGTTTGCCGGACGGTGATCAGCGATATCACCCTTCGAAAACAGGCCGAGGAAGAGCGGGCGCAACTCTTCGAGCGAGAACAGATGGCCCGCACGGAGGCCGAACGGATGCAGTGGCGCTTGACTTTCCTGGCGGAGGCCAGCGAGATTCTTGCCGCTTCCCTCGATTACGAAACGAGCTTGCCCCGGGTGGCGCGCCTGGCCGTTCCCTATCTGGCCGATGGGTGTGTGGTCGATGTTGTGGAGGAGGATCGGACGATCCGCCGGGTCGCCGTCGCGGCGGCCGATCCCTCCAAAGAGGCGTTGGGGTGGGAGCTGATGCGCCGCTATCCCCCTCTGCCGGGGAGCCCCCATCCGCTTCTGCATGTCCTACAATCGGGTAAGTCGATCATTTTACCCGAGATTTCCGATCGTCTCCTGCAAGAAATCGCGAAAGATCCCGAGCACCTCCGGATGGCCCGCTTTTTGGGACTCAGATCGGCCATGATGGTTCCGCTGATCGCGCGGGAGCGACCGCTCGGAGTGCTTTCCTTTTTGACCGCGGAGAGCAACCGATGTTATGGAGAAGAAGAGCTTGCTTTGGCTGAAGATCTGGCGCGCCGCGTCGCTGCGGCGGTCGATAACGCGAACCTCTATCGGGGGGCGCAGAAGGAAATCGCCGAGCGCAAACGGGGGGAAGGGGCGATTCAGGAGATGAATCGGACGCTCCAGCAGAGGAATTTGAGCATTGAAGAGGCGAGCCGCGCGCGAAATCTCTTCTTCTCCTACATGTCGCATGAACTGAAGACCCCGGTCAACAGCATTTCCGGCTTTACCCAACTGCTTCGAAGGGGAGCCTATGGAGAGCTTACCCCCAAGCAGGCCGGCGCGGTCGGCCGCATTCATCATAATGCCAATGAACTGATTCACCTCATCAACAACATCTTGGATTTGGCCAAGCTTGAATCGGGCAAGAAGGGGTTGCAAGTGATGGAGGTGAACCTCAGGGAGTTAACCGAGAAAGTGTTGATGATCTTCGAGCCGCTTCTTCAAGAGAAAGGGCTTCATCTACGCAAAGAGATCGACCCCGGCTTCCCGGAATGTTTTTTGACCGACCCGATGCAGGTGAGAAGCATCCTGACCAATCTCCTCTCAAATGCGGTGAAATTTACCCATCGAGGCGAAGTTCGGCTCCGTCTGGGGCGGCGGGTGGAGCGGCAAGAGGTGTTATTGGAGGTTTCGGATACCGGGGTGGGGATTGAGCCGGCGCACCTGGACAAGATCTTCGAGGAGTATGAGCAGAGAGTGGTGGTGCGAGAGGTAAAAGGGAAGTATATCGAGGGGACCGGCTTAGGGCTGGCGATCGTGAAGAAAATGGTGGCGGCGCTTGCCGGAAAGGTCGAGGTCGCCAGCGCCCCGGGTCGGGGGACGACCTTCACGATTTTTCTTCCGGAGCAGCTCCCTAATGAATTGATTTATCCCATCCCTAAGTAGAATAGTCCCGCCGCTGATCCCCTCTTGGGGCGCTCCCCGGATCACAAAGCGCTTGCTTCCCCAACGACATTCCTGTATAATGCCAGACTTGTTTCGCACCTTTTAGGTTATACTTAAAACCAAATCACTTTATTACAAATCGAGGATGGAAGAATGGCGCAGATGATGACCGCCGAGGTGGCGGATGGCCGAATCATAGACTATAAAGCGATCGTTGTCTTTTCGGCGCTTTCGATGGTTATGTTCGTTGGTGTTCCCCTGTTCGGTTATTTTTTCGATTATTCCTGGTTGGATTGGACGATGTTCGGTTTGCTCTATGTGATGTCCGGAATGGGAATCACGGTCGGCTACCACCGATTCATCTCTCATCGGAGTTTTAACGCTCCTGACGCGGTGAAGGTGGCTTTCCTGATCGCGGGGGGCTGGGCGCTGGAGAATTCGGCGCTGAAATGGTGCTCCGACCATGTCCGGCACCATGCCAATGTCGATACCGATGCAGACCCCTATAACGCGAAGAGAGGATTCTGGCACAGTCATCTTCTCTGGATCTTCATCAAAACCCCTTTTTCGATGGATGATAAATATACCGCCATCTTTAAAAAAGATAAGCTGATCATGTGGCAGCACCGTAATTATCTCCTCGTCCTTCTTTCAGGTTTTGCCATTCCGACGCTGATCGGTTTTCTTCATCGCGGTTGGATCGGGGCGCTCTCCGGGTTTCTTCTCGCCGGTGTGTTCAGAACCTTCCTAGTGTTGAATTCGACCTTCTGCATCAATTCGATCTGCCATATGTGGGGAGACCAGCCGAACGGCACTCAAAACAGCAGCCGGGACAGCTGGTTGATCTCCTTGATCACTTTTGGTGAGGGGTATCACAACTACCACCACACTTATCCCCGCGATTACCGGAACGGCCCGAAGTGGTATAACTTCGACCCCTCCAAGTGGTTGATCTTCAGCCTCTATATGGTCGGTTTGGCGAGAGATCTTTCCTATCGGACTGAAACGAATTAGGCTGTTTTCCTTTAGCCGGCCCTCCTTCGAAAAGGGGGGGCCGGTTTTTTATTTTCTTTGTCTAAAGGCCATGCAGGGGTTCAATATGTTGAACCCCGACCATCCTTCCGCCGGACCTTGACAACCTCTTTCCATCCCGCTTATTATTCGTCGTTATGAAAAAAATATACCTCGATCATATCGCAGCCACACCGCTTCTGCCGGCGGCGCGCGAGGCGATGCTCCCCTTCCTGACGGAGCACTTCGGCAACCCGCAAAGCCGTCATGCGGAGGGGGAAATCCCACGAAGGGGAATCGAAGAGGCGCGCAAACGGGTGGCGGAGCTGATCGGCGCCGAGGCGCGGGAGATCGTTTTTACCGCCTCGGGGAGCGAAGCGAACAACCTTGCGATCAAGGGCATTCTTGCCGCGCGTCCGAAGAAAAAGACCCACATCATCACCTCGGTGATCGAGCACTTCTCCGTGGCTCACCCCCTCAAGCATCTGGAACGCGAGGGGGTGGCGGTCACTTGGCTTCCGGTCGATCAAAAAGGGCGGGTCCGTCCGGAACAGGTCGCGGCGGCGCTGCGAAATGAGACAGTGTTGGTGTCGATCATGCATGCGAACAATGAAATCGGAACGGTGCAGCCGATTCAGGAAATCGCCTCGATCACGCAGGCGGCGGGGGTCCTCCTCCACACCGATGCCGTCGCCACCGTCGGGATGATTCCGTTCCGTGTCGATTCGCTCGGGATCGATCTGGCCTCCTTTTCGGCGCAGCCCTTTTATGGACCAAAGGGGGCCGGCGCGCTCTACATTCGCCGGGGAACACGCGTTCATCCTTTGATCGAGGGAGGGATTCAAGAAGGAGGCCGGCGGAGCGGGACCGAGAATGTCGCGGCGAT contains:
- a CDS encoding chemotaxis protein CheB, which encodes MAGRKSSGRSGNGKGVPVKQRTHDIIVIGASAGGVEALKELVGGFPPDLAASVFVALHIAPTSPGILPDILSRCGPLPAVHPKNGEAIQPGRIYVAPPDHHLTLEPGYIWVTRGPRVNGHRPAVDPLFRAAARAYGPRVVGVVLTGSLDCGTAGLMSIKARGGVAVVQDPNEAIASDMPRNAIAHVKVDHILPLSKIPSLIARLTREPISGKEVMAVEIKNMKKRSSITCPECHGSMTESEVNGFIQFQCHVGHIFSMDGMASAQAEALEAALWAGVRALEESEDLARRIAQRSERKIGGRLIEKADAMRVHADLLQKVLLGGDWMLSSDETHQIRKRDKKERNKVDASRNL
- a CDS encoding PAS domain-containing protein — translated: MKKEKTNKKTSRKPPAPRASARKAAPPEPPFSGNELPVVGIGASAGGLEPIETFFDRISTDSGVAFVVVQHMDPHHKSIMAELLGRHTEMPVRMAENRMQVAPNTVYVNPPGKYLTLFHGMLHLSDPDPDQGVRFPIDSFLRSLAEDRGHRSVSILLSGGGTDGTLGLKAIKAAGGMTMVQEEGSAKFGGMLRSAVASGSVDYVLPVEEMPKEVIRYIRHPYTAKSAPPPEAVEPTFVDRLEKIFIVLRSQTGHDFSLYKRNTICRRIERRMALHQFRQVGDYLRYLQQNKAEVEALFKELLIGVTSFFRDIEAFTALQTKVIPHLCEGREAERPIRIWDAACSTGEEAYSIAMLVSEEMERLGHFYKVQIFATDIDEEALEFARAGLYPESIAADVTPQRLRRFFDKEGSNYRVKKQIREMVIFAKQDLIKDPPFSKLDLVVCRNLLIYLSGVLQKKILPLFHYTLNPDGYLMLGPSETIGEQANLFSMLDKKWKLFRRKSAAKVAVEFPAIPVAKAAAGPLKRETRSASESDVVRLAEKVLLDEYAPSSVIVNEKYEIVHFRGRTGPYLEHPTGEASFNILKMVREGLRIELRGAVHKAFTKREKVVHSDIHVEANGKARTIRLTVQPFQQKAMEGLVMVIFEEVVPSVSGGSGKQKSAAQVDQRTLDLEQELNITKETLQTTIEELETSNEELKSTNEEMQSTNEELQSTNEELETSKEELQSINEELVTVNSELQNKIDELSQANNDMMNLLSSTDVGTIFLDSSLRIKRFTPAVAKVIHLIPSDVGRPISHITSNLVCENFAADIEQVLRTLIFKQTELQTQEGEWYLMKILPYRTMENRIDGVIITFLNITELKRSKVAQKALLDYTNGLIEAMDQPLVILTKRLRLLSANEAFYKMFRIRREESDGQLLFNLGGGQWNIPALKKALEESLTDHLAARTIEVEQTFPELGKKRLKIGLHKLNLKKNAVMEEEELILLFFEERTSPL
- a CDS encoding ATP-binding protein, whose amino-acid sequence is MEIPPKVRQKRKIKKRSLTPVSREKASENGAGAIFSSSEVQQIIAELRNHQHELEAQNDELRRTQAELEASRNRYSDLYDFAPVGYFTLSRSGLILEANLKGRELLGVNRGFQPRTPFSLFVFKRDRPLFHAHRSSLFKGGKRQICEIRLQTRSGIPFYAQMESIFVEETLLGPVCRTVISDITLRKQAEEERAQLFEREQMARTEAERMQWRLTFLAEASEILAASLDYETSLPRVARLAVPYLADGCVVDVVEEDRTIRRVAVAAADPSKEALGWELMRRYPPLPGSPHPLLHVLQSGKSIILPEISDRLLQEIAKDPEHLRMARFLGLRSAMMVPLIARERPLGVLSFLTAESNRCYGEEELALAEDLARRVAAAVDNANLYRGAQKEIAERKRGEGAIQEMNRTLQQRNLSIEEASRARNLFFSYMSHELKTPVNSISGFTQLLRRGAYGELTPKQAGAVGRIHHNANELIHLINNILDLAKLESGKKGLQVMEVNLRELTEKVLMIFEPLLQEKGLHLRKEIDPGFPECFLTDPMQVRSILTNLLSNAVKFTHRGEVRLRLGRRVERQEVLLEVSDTGVGIEPAHLDKIFEEYEQRVVVREVKGKYIEGTGLGLAIVKKMVAALAGKVEVASAPGRGTTFTIFLPEQLPNELIYPIPK
- a CDS encoding fatty acid desaturase, encoding MAQMMTAEVADGRIIDYKAIVVFSALSMVMFVGVPLFGYFFDYSWLDWTMFGLLYVMSGMGITVGYHRFISHRSFNAPDAVKVAFLIAGGWALENSALKWCSDHVRHHANVDTDADPYNAKRGFWHSHLLWIFIKTPFSMDDKYTAIFKKDKLIMWQHRNYLLVLLSGFAIPTLIGFLHRGWIGALSGFLLAGVFRTFLVLNSTFCINSICHMWGDQPNGTQNSSRDSWLISLITFGEGYHNYHHTYPRDYRNGPKWYNFDPSKWLIFSLYMVGLARDLSYRTETN
- a CDS encoding cysteine desulfurase, whose protein sequence is MKKIYLDHIAATPLLPAAREAMLPFLTEHFGNPQSRHAEGEIPRRGIEEARKRVAELIGAEAREIVFTASGSEANNLAIKGILAARPKKKTHIITSVIEHFSVAHPLKHLEREGVAVTWLPVDQKGRVRPEQVAAALRNETVLVSIMHANNEIGTVQPIQEIASITQAAGVLLHTDAVATVGMIPFRVDSLGIDLASFSAQPFYGPKGAGALYIRRGTRVHPLIEGGIQEGGRRSGTENVAAIVGMGAAALEARKRLPSDAPRLAALRDRLIVGLTERVPLIHPTGDPIHRLPHIASFAVEFVDGEALIRLLEKKGIFAASGSSCSAEALKISPVLTATGFPANVAQGGIVFSLGMGTTEEEIKTVLSIFPRCVEEIRKVSPIYTNLSPQVQQGGTLG